Proteins from a single region of Primulina tabacum isolate GXHZ01 chromosome 5, ASM2559414v2, whole genome shotgun sequence:
- the LOC142546299 gene encoding uncharacterized protein LOC142546299 isoform X1, protein MFKLQKPNSKPSKPRERVDFKFSNCQLLQVPKGWDMLLVSLISLETGKTFARLGKALVRNGNCQWTEVHSESIRVSQNDSSKESEESLIKLVVSMGSSRSSILGEVNINLARYTSSKIAAAVSQPLNKCGYGTILQLKIQCLSPRSKIRNENSKHSTSEDKEQNVENLELCSNSTGSNHSSDGINEIPTNESAATIPRLLKLESKVISQSAGGPFCSFDSIEEVTRKDDSLSSRNGSKGEEYNTRGRRDGRIDDGSVLPDNLSFEDSASNHSSQNSHIYPRDDSQNQTVVAKSSSNIISSTKSLLEAAENTIEELRAEAKMWERNARKLVIDLDVSRKELSDQSKKQAELVIERSFAYSEHDGLKREIECLKLELQDLRAKCTQEDFSIQSESLIHVPNILENEIKYQQNLNANLGEQLKWSQESNVQLVSVLQELEETIEQQKVEIENLSSLKPYLADLESSIAQESEKKLQAGVFLLDKALKDRTEELVNAQNSNSQILFQVEKDYKSQISLKEEEIARLETNLSRHVDNEIKLDLIQEIESLREKVQELENDCTELTDENLELLLKLKESNKKGIRKCPSFGSVSSEHPTVCPSDDSDVSDPKSQIYNSSEEVPNAGFECSEHFTEILKQLEIAFHLLMKPLCSVSSMASEESLNFFQDFKNSSTEKAISGGLLELNKLLELRTTECEDVIRGHELEIKEWIGALEEEVQRHEKSKTKLEKTCADLLKELDQKRLQLDCVESNLLSKDEENKSLLQYQRELEVEIDELQRKTNHLEQNMEVVLRENDMKSEYFKNLENDITILRNSADSYISAKTILERKSEELQRERDELESIFNSLQEDNFQCQECICRLETEVQHLKEEKELFRQETDKSKSVAMNLQEEIEKLKSEIDSQMLNLEQESEQMQKQWLKAQTECEDLKEDNRSLRASASSFAQERIELQNSDSELRRENQKLKEHCSAMVAQLTNSKKSLSDCTKKVEYLEDHLYSVLEDFDTRENCLKSEVDTLVEEIKDHKNKLALQETWHQDILEKTLNFENLRNEVEHLSKEISDVNEEKEIISSEAAGEVSRLLAEKEELQRSFQESESKFKVLSGQLAASQQSHGIMLADHERASKSLANQRRSEDKLKTDINDLELKLTISDYERLQLTKEVSILKVQLQNLSSLRDESLVLKGELQESLIEKGNLELAFRKVTGYYEEMKAENALLSEKITSFQTVFSECEENKRKTSALQEKITQKDSELTAKEVLLTQNSNLKDELAEIKRANSQFQQKILTLEEEKDECFKKACTLEEELELMERRYHFHQENPKDIDFYDESPLAIGMDPATKMQLLESKVAEALDENNQNRVQKNSRFISTSQKNFTVSSKKPAGDGGTGTQQKYERTKSSLETELRDLRERYLTMSLKYAEVEAQRENLVMKLKVTNSANRWFS, encoded by the exons ATGTTCAAATTACAGAAGCCGAACAGTAAACCATCCAAACCAAGAGAAAGGGTCGATTTCAAGTTCTCCAATTGTCAACTCCTTCAG GTGCCAAAGGGATGGGACATGCTTTTAGTTTCTCTAATCTCGCTTGAGACTGGGAAAACATTTGCCAGATTGGGAAAAGCACTTGTAAGAAATGGAAATTGCCAATGGACTGAGGTTCACTCCGAATCTATTCGGGTGTCGCAGAATGATTCTTCCAAAGAGTCTGAAGAATCCCTCATCAAGCTTGTTGTGTCCATG GGTTCGAGTAGATCTAGCATCCTTGGCGAAGTGAACATCAACTTGGCACGTTATACCAGTTCAAAAATCGCTGCTGCAGTTTCACAACCTTTAAACAAATGCGGTTATGGGACAATTTTACAG CTGAAGATTCAATGCCTTTCCCCAAGATCAAAGATCAG GAACGAGAACTCGAAACACTCAACTTCTGAAGACAAAGAACAGAATGTGGAGAATCTTGAACTCTGTAGTAACTCAACCGGATCGAATCATTCAAGTGATGGTATTAACGAAATTCCAACAAATGAATCAGCTGCAACCATCCCCCGTCTATTAAAATTAGAGAGCAAG GTCATAAGTCAATCAGCAGGTGGCCCGTTTTGCAGCTTTGACTCAATAGAGGAAGTGACAAGAAAGGATGATTCATTGTCCTCAAgaaatgggtcaaagggtgaagAGTATAATACTCGTGGAAGGCGAGATGGCAGGATTGATGACGGTAGCGTTCTACCCGATAATCTTTCTTTTGAAGATTCTGCATCAAACCATTCATCTCAGAATTCCCATATTTATCCAAGAGACGACTCGCAAAATCAAACAGTGGTTGCTAAGTCTTCATCAAACATTATTAGTTCTACAAAAAGTCTATTGGAAGCTGCAGAAAATACCATTGAAGAACTTCGTGCAGAAGCCAAGATGTGGGAAAGAAATGCTAGGAAGCTTGTAATAGATTTGGATGTGTCCAGAAAGGAATTATCGGATCAATCAAAGAAACAAGCTGAGTTGGTTATCGAGCGCTCATTTGCTTATTCAGAACACGATGGATTGAAGAGAGAAATCGAATGTTTGAAACTAGAGTTGCAAGATTTAAGAGCAAAGTGTACCCAAGAAGATTTCAGCATTCAATCAGAAAGCTTGATTCATGTACCAAACATACTGGaaaatgagataaaatatcagcAAAATTTAAATGCTAATTTAGGAGAACAACTGAAGTGGAGTCAAGAATCAAATGTTCAGCTTGTTTCTGTTCTTCAAGAGCTCGAAGAGACCATTGAACAGCAGAAAGTTGAAATAGAAAATCTTTCATCTCTCAAACCGTATCTTGCAGATTTAGAAAGTTCAATAGCTCAAGAATCAGAGAAGAAATTGCAAGCTGGTGTATTTTTACTTGACAAAGCCCTGAAAGATAGAACCGAAGAGCTGGTTAATGCTCAGAATTCAAATAGCCAGATTCTGTTTCAAGTCGAGAAGGATTACAAATCCCAAATATCTTTGAAGGAAGAAGAAATAGCAAGATTAGAAACGAATCTATCACGTCATGTAGACAATGAAATTAAATTGGATCTGATACAAGAAATTGAGTCATTAAGAGAAAAAGTTCAAGAGCTAGAGAATGACTGCACTGAGCTCACTGACGAAAATCTTGAACTCTTATTGAAGCTCAAGGAGTCGAATAAAAAAGGCATACGAAAATGTCCATCTTTTGGTTCGGTTTCAAGTGAGCATCCAACCGTTTGTCCTAGTGATGATTCTGATGTAAGTGATCCCAAGTCTCAAATTTATAACTCTTCTGAGGAGGTCCCAAATGCTGGGTTTGAATGTTCTGAACACTTCACCGAAATTCTGAAACAGCTTGAAATAGCTTTTCATCTTTTAATGAAGCCTTTGTGCTCTGTGTCCTCAATGGCAAGTGAGGAGAGCTTAAATTtcttccaagattttaagaattcAAGCACAGAAAAGGCAATATCAGGTGGTTTGCTTGAGCTGAACAAGCTATTGGAATTAAGGACAACCGAGTGTGAAGATGTTATTCGGGGTCATGAACTCGAGATCAAAGAGTGGATTGGGGCTTTGGAAGAAGAAGTTCAAAGGCATGAAAAATCGAAGACAAAGCTTGAAAAGACATGTGCTGATTTATTGAAGGAATTGGATCAGAAAAGATTGCAACTTGATTGCGTAGAGTCTAATTTGCTGTCAAAGGACGAAGAGAACAAGTCCCTTTTACAGTATCAGAGGGAATTAGAGGTTGAAATTGATGAATTGCAGCGGAAAACCAACCATCTTGAGCAGAACATGGAAGTTGTATTAAGGGAGAATGACATGAAATCTGAGTATTTTAAGAATCTGGAAAATGATATCACGATCCTTCGTAACAGTGCTGATTCCTACATTTCTGCTAAAACCATTCTTGAAAGAAAATCGGAGGAGCTTCAAAGGGAAAGGGACGAATTAGAAAGCATTTTTAATTCATTGCAAGAAGATAATTTTCAGTGCCAAGAATGCATATGCCGTCTTGAAACTGAAGTGCAGCACCTCAAAGAAGAGAAGGAATTATTTCGACAAGAAACTGACAAGTCCAAATCTGTTGCTATGAATCTTCAAGAGGAGATCGAGAAACTGAAATCTGAAATCGACAGTCAAATGTTGAATCTTGAGCAAGAATCAGAACAAATGCAGAAACAGTGGTTAAAAGCTCAAACAGAGTGTGAAGATCTTAAAGAAGATAATCGTTCTTTACGGGCATCTGCTTCAAGTTTTGCACAAGAACGAATAGAGCTTCAAAATTCAGATTCAGAACTGAGAAGGGAAAATCAGAAACTTAAGGAGCATTGTTCGGCCATGGTGGCTCAATTAACAAATTCAAAGAAAAGTTTGTCTGATTGCACTAAAAAAGTCGAATATCTAGAAGATCATCTGTATTCCGTACTCGAAGATTTCGACACGAGAGAGAACTGTTTGAAATCTGAGGTAGATACACTTGTGGAAGAAATTAAGGATCATAAGAACAAACTTGCTCTGCAGGAGACTTGGCATCAagatattttggaaaaaacatTGAATTTTGAGAACCTTCGGAATGAGGTAGAACATCTTAGTAAAGAAATTTCCGATGTTAACGAAGAAAAGGAAATAATATCTTCTGAAGCTGCTGGCGAAGTTTCCCGGTTACTAGCTGAAAAGGAAGAGTTGCAACGTTCCTTTCAAGAATCTGAGTCCAAATTTAAGGTCTTGAGTGGTCAATTAGCTGCTTCTCAACAAAGCCATGGCATAATGTTGGCCGACCATGAACGCGCGTCGAAATCGTTGGCAAATCAGAGGAGAAGTGAAGATAAACTCAAGACAGATATTAATGACCTTGAATTGAAGCTTACCATCTCTGATTATGAACGCCTGCAACTTACTAAAGAAGTGAGTATTTTGAAGGTTCAGTTACAGAACCTTTCAAGTCTTCGGGATGAAAGCTTGGTCTTAAAAGGTGAGCTCCAAGAATCCTTGATTGAGAAGGGAAATCTAGAGCTTGCATTCCGGAAGGTAACTGGATATTATGAAGAAATGAAGGCCGAGAATGCTTTGCTTTCAGAAAAAATCACTAGCTTTCAGACTGTCTTCTCTGAATGTGaggaaaacaaaagaaaaacttcAGCCCTCCAAGAAAAGATTACGCAAAAGGATAGTGAGTTGACCGCGAAAGAAGTCCTCCTTACCCAGAATTCTAACCTTAAAGATGAGCTAGCTGAAATAAAGAGAGCGAATTCGCAGTTCCAGCAGAAGATATTAACACTCGAGGAGGAGAAGGACGAATGCTTCAAGAAGGCTTGCACTCTTGAAGAAGAACTTGAATTGATGGAGAGGAGATATCATTTTCATCAAGAG AACCCTAAGGACATCGATTTTTATGACGAAAGTCCTCTTGCCATCGGTATGGATCCTGCAACAAAAATGCAGTTGCTTGAGAGTAAAGTTGCGGAGGCTTTGGACGAAAATAACCAGAACAGAGTTCAGAAAAACAG CAGGTTTATATCCACTAGCCAGAAGAACTTTACAGTTTCTTCCAAGAAACCAGCTGGTGATGGTGGAACTGGGACACAACAAAAGTACGAAAGAACAAAATCATCCCTTGAAACCGAGCTGAGAGACCTTCGTGAACGTTACCTAACAATGAGTCTCAAGTATGCGGAAGTGGAAGCACAGCGTGAGAATCTTGTCATGAAGCTCAAAGTAACCAACAGCGCAAATAGGTGGTTTTCATGA